TTGCTATTTCATCAAAGGATCTGCCCTCAGCCCTTAACTCTATAAACATTTGCTGTTTATCAACTGTTGCTGCCATATTTAACACCTCATAATTTACTTTATCTAATATACATAACTTATTGTATTAAAACAATATAACATCGCAGTTTTTTAGGATATTTCATCAAAAATGGTAAACTTTTAGTAAAGTTTTAGTAAAAATCCATGATGTCATTTATAATTGCGGTGAAACAGCGGAGACCAGTTTTCCCATCTCATGAGCTTCAAAAGACTTAGCACTTCTAAACACATAAGATTTCTCTCTCCGTTCGAAATGACAAGCCTCCAATGTCATCTCGAATCCCTCTTCAGAGGGTGAGAGATCTTACGACAGTTGTTTAGATCCTTCACTGCGTTCAGGATGGCGAGGGAAAAGATTTTTGCCGTTAAATTGAAGCAGTGATGAAATCATACATTCATTGATTAAATAGAGTCGAATTATTAAGTTTAGGTAGATTATAATTTACTGCATTCCCAAAAGTGCAATAATTAAAAATATCACTTTAATTGTCGGTATGTTTTTAAACTAAAATAATACAGAAAATGAAAACAAAATTTATACTTACAGCATACATAAATCACATGATATCTTCAGCTGTATATGATAAACTGGAAGATGGCAGTTTCTCAGGCATTATTCCGGCATGCAAAGGCGTAATTGCCTTCAGTGATTCGCTGCAGGAGTGTCAGAATGAATTACGTTCAACACTTGAGGAATGGATAGTTTTGGGGCTTAAACTAGGGCACCAATTACCTGTATTAGACAATATTAATCTAAATGAAAAACCAATATATGGTTCAATGGGCACCATGTAAAAGAAGAGATTTTATTAAACGACTAAGAAAATTGGGATTTGATGGTCCTTATTCAGGCACACGTCATCAATTTATGATTTATAAAAACCACCGGATGGCAATTCCCTCCAATAAAGAATATTCCATTCCACAGTTGAGAATGATGATTTCAGAAGTAGAGCGAATCATTGCCCGGAAAATAATATTGGATGAATGGAACTCGTTATAATTTTAGCTCTCATAATTATAGATGATTTTGTAAAAACTGCGTCAACCCCTCGTTGTCTGAAGCAATAATGAAACAAAAATCTGCTTGCTCCACCTGCCCGCCTATGGCGGGGTTAAAAAGAATGAATGAATGAATGGCGCATTAAGCAAGAAATTTTTTACTTTTTTTGCACCTTAAAATAATTTCGCCTGCCCGCCTTTGGAGGGTTAAATAACTGAATGTAATGGAGGAATAGAAGAAAAATTTGTCTGAGCGTAGCGAGTTATTTTTCTTCCCGAAATGAAATGAAGTTTTAGAAATTATTTTTCACTTGTCCGCCTCAGGCGGAGTGCATGCTTCTTTTGGTTCTTTTCTGGAGTTTATCCCGACCTGTCCCGGTTCATGGGATGAAAATCGGGGCTAAGAAAAGAATAGGCTTATTCTATCAAGCCTGCCCGTCCTCTGGCGGGAGAAAAGTACAGAAGAATAATTTTGCAGCACATGTTTCTTGTTTTTACCCTGCACGCTGGACAGACGATTGGCTTCTGTGGAGTAAGCAGCTCCTACTTCAAAATGCAGAAAATGTCGTCAAACGAATACAAGTAGCTGCTAGTAATAATAAAGGATGAACATACCGCGCCGCAAGCGAGTCTGTCTACTTAATTTATAATTCAGCATTCATCACTCAAAACTAAATCTTAGTTTCCGCACCTTAAAATAATTTCGCCAAAGCATTTTATTTAATGACCTCAAATAAATTCCATTTAATCTCTTTCGCTCCTCAAAAGAATTACGTAAAAAATTTATTCGAATTGAAGCGATAAAAAGAAATTCTGTTTGAAGTTCCCGACTAACGGGAACGAGTTTATTTCTTTTAGCTGAAAGCAGAAGAAATTTAGCAATTCTTTTGCAGAGCATGTTCTTTTGTAACTTTTCTTGCGCCAAGAAAAGTTAGTATTAATAATTTTAGAAATTCTTTTGCACCTGTCCGCCTCAGGCGGTGTGCATGCTTCTGCCGCCTGTCCCGCCAAAGTCGGTGGCCTGCCCCGCCCTTTCACAAAATGGATTGAAAAATTAGACTGATCTGAAAACCAAAAGATTTCTCTCTTCGTTCGAAATGACATGGTTAAATTAAAATTGTGTTTAAATATTTTAATAGGGCCTTAAATATTTTGCGTCAAAAAGAATGATGAGCTAGGCGTCAGGTGGAAATTTCTGTTTGAAGTCCCGATATACATAGTTTATACAAAACGAATCGGGACAAGTTTAATTTCCATAGCTTAGCGAATGAATTCTTTAGTAAAATTTTTACTGCCTTGAACTTTTGTTTCTTTTCTTTTAAGAGAAAAGAAAATTAATAATTTATTTTGAACCTGCCCGCCTCTGGCGGGGTCTTGATCTTTGGGGGATCCTGTCCCGATGATTATCGGGATTTCTATTAAGAGAAAAGTACAAATAAAAGACTTTTGCAGAGCATGTTCTGGCACCAGTCCCGACGAAATCCGGTGGCCTGCCGCGGATATATTTCGGAGTATAAAATATTTAGTAAAAGATAGAAGAAATAATGTACATGTCATTCCGAGTTCCGGATTAAATCTGGACGAGGAATCTAAAAAAAAAAAGATAAGATTTCTCTCTTCGCTCGAAATGACAAGAAGACTATGTCATCTCGAATCCCCTCTTCAAAGGGGTGAGAGATCTTTGACAGTTGTTGAGATCCTTCACCGCGTTCAGGATGACGAGGCGAAAGATTTCTCTCTTCGTTCGAAATGACAAGGCACTGCCCTTAAATAAATCGCGCTCGGCCGCCAAAGCGGAAGTATCCTCCCCCTATCACCTTTTTGATTAATAAGATTTACAAATTATATTTACGGCTATAATAGTAGTCAAAATAAACAAGATTACATGAAAGAAGAGATGATTAAATTTACCCGAATAGAAGTAAATCCGGCTATACTTACCGGCAAACCGATAATTCGCGGAACAAGGATTCCAGTTGAGCTGATAATAAAATTGGTAGCACAACGCCGCACAGATGAACAAATCATTCAAGAATATCCGATGCTGAAAAAAGAAGATATTAAGGAAGCGCTTTTATATGTTGAAAAACTTGTGAAAGATGAGGAAGTTTATCCAATACTCGGACATTAATGAAATTTCTTGTAGATGAGAATGTAGGCTTTACTGTAATTAAGTATCTGCGTGATAAAGGCTTCGATGTAAAATCCATAACTGAACTCTTCCCTTCCCGGGATGACGTATTTATTATAAAAACTGCTTATAAGGAAGAACGAATAATTATTACTAACGATAAAGATTTTGGTTATC
This window of the Sphingobacteriaceae bacterium genome carries:
- a CDS encoding type II toxin-antitoxin system HicB family antitoxin, with product MKTKFILTAYINHMISSAVYDKLEDGSFSGIIPACKGVIAFSDSLQECQNELRSTLEEWIVLGLKLGHQLPVLDNINLNEKPIYGSMGTM
- a CDS encoding type II toxin-antitoxin system HicA family toxin produces the protein MVQWAPCKRRDFIKRLRKLGFDGPYSGTRHQFMIYKNHRMAIPSNKEYSIPQLRMMISEVERIIARKIILDEWNSL
- a CDS encoding DUF433 domain-containing protein, translated to MKEEMIKFTRIEVNPAILTGKPIIRGTRIPVELIIKLVAQRRTDEQIIQEYPMLKKEDIKEALLYVEKLVKDEEVYPILGH